One part of the Nymphaea colorata isolate Beijing-Zhang1983 chromosome 8, ASM883128v2, whole genome shotgun sequence genome encodes these proteins:
- the LOC116258533 gene encoding transcription factor bHLH30-like, protein MYIYLCATNRLAVEIPTFVFSTEETRKTKFHSFGVYCDWNRHLHLIHSLPERDQREMCGKRIDNTGESSQNIPAYPELMINDVINLNPAMAYGGGGLSSAPEAASFFPWTIPINPLPSISGIPTTRENENYLGGMAGTRPSASPSPLFQGYQRRGLQFGFDRPDFFSSIGIYGGSDHTGSRFRGPSASFGLQADISKLTAQEIMDAKALAASKNHSEAERRRRGRINGHLERLRTLLPNTTKTDKASLLAEVIQHVKELKRQTSEIAEASPVPTEVDELTVDPDESCGEGKLIIKASICCEDRSDLLADLIKTLKSLRLRTLKAEITTLGGRVRNVLVVTGEEEGLADNNSPSHGSGCNPSIGCIQEALKAVMERQASDDSSSGSVKRQRTNLTVLENRSI, encoded by the exons atgtatatatatttatgtgcTACTAACAGATTGGCAGTAGAAATTCCAACTTTTGTTTTCTCCACcgaggaaacaagaaaaaccaaATTCCATTCCTTTGGCGTTTACTGCGACTGGAACCGTCATCTCCACCTCATACATTCTTTACcagagagagatcagagagagATGTGTGGCAAGAGAATAGACAATACTGGCGAGAGCTCGCAGAATATTCCAGCATACCCTGAGCTGATGATCAACGATGTGATCAATCTCAACCCGGCCATGGCATATGGCGGTGGAGGGCTGTCTTCGGCTCCTGAGGCGGCGTCCTTCTTCCCTTGGACGATCCCCATCAACCCCCTTCCTAGCATCTCGGGGATTCCAACGACGAGGGAGAACGAGAATTACCTGGGCGGTATGGCTGGAACGAGGCCTTCTGCTTCCCCCTCCCCCTTGTTTCAAGGGTATCAGCGTCGCGGACTGCAGTTCGGCTTCGACCGACCGGATTTCTTCTCCAGTATCGGGATTTATGGCGGATCTGACCACACGGGCAGCCGCTTTCGTGGGCCGTCGGCCTCGTTCGGCCTTCAGGCCGACATATCGAAGCTTACTGCCCAGGAAATCATGGACGCCAAGGCCCTTGCAGCGTCCAAAAACCACAGCGAGGCCGAACGAAGAAGGCGTGGCCGCATCAACGGACACCTTGAGAGACTCCGAACCCTCCTCCCCAATACCACCAAA ACGGACAAGGCCTCCTTGCTGGCGGAGGTGATACAGCACGTTAAGGAATTGAAACGGCAGACGTCGGAGATCGCTGAGGCGAGCCCTGTGCCTACCGAGGTCGATGAGTTGACGGTGGATCCCGACGAGTCGTGTGGGGAAGGCAAGCTGATCATCAAAGCGTCGATCTGTTGCGAGGACCGATCTGATCTGCTGGCCGACCTTATCAAGACGCTCAAGTCTCTTCGCCTCCGCACTCTCAAGGCTGAGATCACGACGCTGGGGGGGCGAGTGAGAAACGTATTGGTGGTCACCGGCGAGGAGGAAGGCCTAGCCGATAACAACTCGCCGTCCCATGGCAGTGGCTGCAACCCTTCGATAGGGTGCATTCAGGAGGCGCTCAAGGCGGTGATGGAACGGCAGGCTTCTGATGACTCCTCTTCAGGCAGCGTTAAGCGGCAGCGGACCAACCTCACAGTGCTGGAGAATAGGTCCATCTGA